From a region of the Enterobacter sp. JBIWA008 genome:
- a CDS encoding metal ABC transporter permease, with amino-acid sequence MIWHLFFQPFIEYGFMRRALVVCLALSVSTTALGVFLQLRRMSLMGDALSHAILPGVAVGYLLSGMSLLAMSIGGFIAGITVALLAGLVSRRTPLKEDASFAGFYLGSLALGVTLVSLRGSNVDLLHLLFGSILAVDNDAALFVTGVCMFTLITLALFYRGLVTEAFDTAWLQVNARWLPGLLHGLFLALLVLNLVAGFQVLGTLMAVGLMMLPAVAARCWVRTLPALLLMAGISGIFCAWLGLSLSWAMSLPAGPSIVLTASTLFFISVLFGTRSRLRVLF; translated from the coding sequence ATGATCTGGCATCTCTTTTTTCAGCCGTTTATTGAGTACGGCTTTATGCGTCGCGCGCTGGTGGTTTGCCTGGCGCTCTCCGTCAGCACCACCGCGCTCGGCGTATTTCTTCAGCTGCGTCGGATGAGCCTGATGGGCGATGCCCTTTCTCACGCCATTTTACCGGGTGTCGCCGTGGGGTATTTGCTCAGCGGTATGTCGCTGCTGGCGATGAGTATTGGCGGTTTTATCGCGGGAATTACCGTGGCGCTGCTGGCCGGTCTGGTCAGTCGACGCACGCCGCTGAAAGAAGATGCCAGCTTTGCCGGGTTTTATCTTGGCTCGCTGGCGCTGGGCGTCACGCTGGTGTCGCTTCGCGGGTCGAATGTCGATCTGCTGCATCTGCTGTTTGGCTCTATCCTCGCCGTGGACAACGACGCCGCGCTGTTTGTCACGGGCGTTTGTATGTTCACCCTTATCACGCTGGCGCTGTTTTATCGCGGGCTGGTCACAGAAGCGTTTGATACCGCCTGGCTACAGGTGAACGCCCGCTGGCTGCCTGGGCTGCTGCACGGACTGTTTCTGGCGCTGCTGGTCCTTAACCTGGTAGCCGGTTTTCAGGTGCTCGGCACGCTGATGGCCGTCGGGCTGATGATGCTTCCGGCCGTGGCGGCACGCTGCTGGGTGCGCACGTTACCTGCCTTACTCCTGATGGCGGGGATAAGCGGTATTTTCTGCGCATGGCTGGGATTGAGCCTCTCCTGGGCGATGAGTTTACCGGCCGGGCCGTCCATCGTGCTCACCGCCAGCACGCTGTTCTTTATCTCTGTTTTATTCGGCACACGCAGCAGGCTGCGCGTGCTTTTTTAA
- a CDS encoding ATP-binding cassette domain-containing protein codes for MIVMNELVAGYERQPVTRPLSGTIERGSMTAIIGANGCGKSTLLKTLAGFIPPVRGGFRWQGKRPVIGWLAQRHALEAQFPLTVQDVVSMGCWPGISLLSGFRRETRLRIRSALERVGLESMALSTIDELSGGQFQRMLFARVLVQQAPLVMLDEPFTGVDEATCSVLMDLMLEMYMQGQTLLAVLHDSERVSRHFPQTLRLDADVPEWKTERVRVA; via the coding sequence ATGATTGTGATGAATGAACTGGTCGCGGGTTATGAACGTCAGCCCGTTACGCGGCCCCTCTCGGGCACCATTGAGCGCGGAAGCATGACCGCCATTATCGGCGCTAACGGCTGCGGGAAATCCACGCTGCTGAAAACGCTGGCGGGGTTCATTCCTCCCGTGCGCGGCGGCTTTCGCTGGCAGGGGAAGCGCCCGGTAATCGGCTGGCTGGCGCAGCGTCACGCGCTGGAGGCGCAATTTCCGCTGACCGTACAGGACGTCGTAAGCATGGGCTGCTGGCCGGGCATTTCGCTGCTTTCCGGGTTTCGCCGCGAAACGCGATTGCGCATCAGGAGCGCGCTTGAGCGCGTCGGGCTGGAGTCGATGGCGTTATCCACCATTGATGAGCTCTCCGGCGGCCAGTTTCAGCGCATGTTATTTGCCCGCGTGTTAGTGCAGCAGGCGCCGCTGGTGATGCTGGATGAACCCTTTACCGGAGTCGATGAAGCCACCTGCAGCGTGTTGATGGATTTAATGCTGGAGATGTATATGCAGGGGCAAACGCTGCTCGCGGTACTGCACGACAGCGAACGCGTGTCGCGCCATTTCCCGCAGACGTTACGGCTGGATGCTGACGTCCCAGAATGGAAAACCGAGCGGGTGAGGGTGGCATGA